From one Pseudactinotalea sp. HY158 genomic stretch:
- a CDS encoding site-specific DNA-methyltransferase produces the protein MPTDQGEGRPDVPPRKKTPSGPIPIDVIQHPDKRLNIPTADAQEWVPDEHRQVPTVVYERDPSLDPQLVWRGKYDRDVTELVADAPPIYIQEKIDARVLVENLRETATAGEPEPEATLFDTFDGLDDLDSVDFYQHQANWSNRMILGDSLQVMASLAEREALRGKVQMIYIDPPYGIKFGSNWQASARKRDVKDGKDSDAAREAEQIKAFRDTWELGIHSYLSYLRDRLMVARDLLTESGSVFVQIGDENSHLVRSLLDEVFGSANFINQIAFTKTTSQTSEFIPATYDYIIWYGKDRDATKYRPLFLQKEPSAMYGTYRKVETDDGKIRNLSSGERKSGVIDGKLLALGDMVSQSGSVATQGEFIWQGDVYRPRSGGWKTNQAGLRRLAYANRLANAGTTLLYRRYFADFPVSGLGNYWIDTQLGGYLKGEEKYYVVQTAALAIERCVLMSTDPGDLVIDPTCGSGTTAHVAEQWGRRWITIDTSRVALALARQRLMGARYPYYLLADSQAGRVKAQEIAGRPTSATKLSHDIRNGFVYERVQHITLRSIVNNPDIHEGMSRQEIEAAIGRHADFEYLYDRPYEDKRRVRVSGPFTVESLSPHRALAFEQSGQSGGEVAADRGADAQTFEQTILENLAKSGIQTGTKSERIEFATFDRFPGLHVQAVGERRAAVDEPDAAPSRVAIAIGPQYGTVSQEFIKDAAREALRAEGIDLLCVLGFAFDPQAMGVSDDGVTLETEDGFTHVAERSIGKVQVLFVRMNVDLLMGEALKKTKAANLFTVFGEPDIELHRVEDDRLTVELHGVDVYDPTTGEVRSDNADKIALWMVDTDYNGESFFVRHCYFTGGNDPLKRLKTALKAEIDADAWATMYGTVSRPFDKPASGQIAVKVINDYGDEVMKVFDVS, from the coding sequence GTGCCGACCGACCAGGGAGAGGGGCGGCCTGACGTGCCACCACGCAAGAAGACGCCGTCGGGTCCGATCCCGATCGACGTCATTCAGCACCCGGACAAGCGCCTCAACATCCCGACGGCGGACGCCCAGGAGTGGGTGCCGGACGAACATCGCCAGGTGCCGACGGTCGTGTACGAACGAGATCCGTCGCTCGACCCGCAGCTCGTGTGGCGCGGAAAGTACGACCGCGACGTAACCGAGTTGGTCGCGGACGCGCCGCCGATCTATATCCAGGAGAAGATCGACGCCCGTGTGCTCGTGGAGAACCTTCGCGAGACGGCCACAGCCGGCGAACCGGAGCCCGAGGCGACCCTCTTCGATACCTTCGACGGACTTGACGACCTCGATTCCGTCGACTTCTACCAGCATCAGGCGAACTGGTCGAACCGAATGATCCTGGGCGACTCTCTCCAGGTGATGGCCTCCCTCGCCGAGCGGGAGGCACTCCGTGGCAAGGTCCAGATGATCTACATCGATCCGCCGTACGGCATCAAGTTCGGTTCGAACTGGCAGGCCTCCGCTCGCAAACGCGATGTGAAGGACGGCAAGGATTCGGATGCGGCACGCGAGGCCGAACAGATCAAGGCCTTCCGTGACACGTGGGAACTCGGAATCCACTCCTACCTATCGTACCTGCGCGACCGATTGATGGTGGCACGCGACCTGCTGACTGAAAGTGGCAGCGTCTTCGTTCAGATCGGTGATGAAAATTCACATCTGGTTAGGTCTCTCTTGGATGAGGTATTTGGTAGCGCAAATTTCATTAACCAGATTGCCTTTACGAAAACTACAAGTCAGACAAGTGAGTTCATTCCAGCAACCTATGATTACATCATCTGGTATGGGAAGGATAGAGACGCGACAAAGTATCGGCCATTGTTCTTGCAGAAAGAACCTTCGGCGATGTATGGCACCTACAGAAAAGTCGAAACTGACGATGGCAAAATCCGTAATCTCTCGAGCGGTGAGCGCAAATCGGGTGTGATTGATGGAAAACTCCTCGCGCTTGGAGACATGGTGTCACAGAGCGGAAGTGTCGCGACCCAAGGGGAATTCATCTGGCAGGGCGATGTGTACAGGCCACGGTCAGGCGGTTGGAAGACCAATCAGGCCGGGTTGAGGAGGCTCGCGTATGCCAATCGTCTCGCGAATGCCGGTACGACGCTATTGTATCGGCGTTATTTTGCGGACTTTCCGGTATCGGGTCTTGGGAATTACTGGATAGATACTCAGCTCGGAGGATACTTAAAGGGAGAAGAGAAGTACTACGTTGTTCAGACCGCTGCACTTGCAATTGAACGATGCGTGCTCATGTCTACCGATCCGGGCGACCTTGTAATCGACCCCACATGCGGCTCGGGAACTACAGCACACGTTGCTGAACAATGGGGACGCCGCTGGATCACGATCGACACTTCGCGTGTTGCGCTCGCCCTCGCTCGCCAGCGACTGATGGGGGCGCGTTACCCGTACTACCTGCTCGCCGACTCCCAAGCGGGTCGCGTGAAGGCGCAGGAGATTGCGGGTCGTCCGACGTCAGCGACTAAATTGAGCCATGACATTCGAAACGGCTTCGTATATGAGCGCGTGCAGCACATTACTCTTAGATCGATTGTAAATAATCCGGATATTCATGAGGGGATGTCTCGCCAGGAGATTGAAGCAGCAATCGGGCGACACGCAGACTTTGAATACCTCTACGACCGGCCGTATGAAGACAAGAGGCGGGTGCGGGTGTCGGGGCCGTTCACGGTGGAGTCCCTTTCACCCCACCGCGCCCTTGCCTTCGAGCAGTCGGGACAGTCCGGTGGAGAAGTAGCAGCTGATCGTGGGGCCGACGCTCAGACGTTCGAGCAGACGATCCTCGAGAACCTCGCCAAGTCCGGAATCCAGACCGGGACCAAGTCCGAGCGGATCGAGTTCGCCACCTTCGATCGGTTTCCAGGGCTGCATGTGCAGGCGGTTGGAGAACGCAGGGCCGCAGTGGATGAGCCGGACGCCGCCCCCTCCCGTGTCGCGATCGCGATCGGACCTCAGTATGGAACCGTCAGTCAGGAGTTCATCAAGGACGCTGCCCGCGAGGCACTGCGCGCCGAGGGCATCGATCTCCTGTGCGTGCTCGGATTCGCATTCGATCCGCAGGCGATGGGTGTGAGCGACGATGGCGTCACACTCGAGACCGAGGACGGCTTCACGCACGTCGCCGAGCGCTCCATCGGCAAGGTGCAGGTGCTCTTCGTCCGCATGAACGTCGACCTCCTCATGGGCGAGGCCCTGAAGAAGACCAAGGCGGCCAACCTCTTCACGGTCTTCGGCGAGCCCGACATCGAGCTCCATCGTGTCGAGGACGACCGGCTCACGGTCGAATTACACGGCGTCGACGTCTACGACCCCACGACCGGCGAGGTTCGCTCCGACAACGCGGACAAGATCGCGCTGTGGATGGTCGACACCGATTACAACGGTGAGTCGTTCTTCGTACGGCACTGCTACTTCACAGGTGGCAACGATCCGCTCAAGCGGCTCAAGACGGCGCTCAAGGCGGAGATCGACGCCGACGCCTGGGCGACGATGTACGGCA
- a CDS encoding BPTD_3080 family restriction endonuclease, whose product MSEGSGASLSNPILNGPYDPPAHHFEFGANGPTGRIEPGRRASMSFIPIARERKRGASGAGTGTGLQRELDLSLTGERADRNELINDLRREVELWRSRGYAHVTPVTRTLLEHWADPHRENRVLFGQREAVETAIYLAESAGREGNPDWRGPLRERNDEHNAGLPRLALKMATGSGKTVVMAMLVTWQAINKVMNPRDARFAKRFLVVTPGITIRDRLRVLQPGEPGNYYDLRELVPAQYQKALREAQVVVTNYHAFQPRDAKEIRGVHRTTRQILLGDAAGTTDDPFRESPDAVISRVLRGFTLPGGGRRKTAGSEIIVFNDEAHHCYRYNPEGSAKLTKDQKEANKEAGTWFTGLQWAMDRVGLKTVYDLSATPFYIAGSGYREGLIFPWTVCDYSLMDAIEAGIVKVPRTPVDDDAEDDRVTYLRLWDHLGRPGVLPKRRTATTLPGTWQIPAELQGALESLYRSYEKSYARWEELLKPLGEPPPVFIVVANNTVVSKLIYDWIAGGPSHDGEGNPVLTSDGTPVVKAGRLPLFTNIDSGRAVARPPTILIDSVQLESGEALTKEFLADAAEEIEAFKQEYRRRYPGADVDAIGEGDLLREVMNTVGKKGSLGEHVRCVVSVSMLTEGWDANTVSHILGVRAFGSQLLCEQVVGRGLRRRSYALNEEGRFEPEYANVYGIPFAFIPSDKNPPPVDPPKPATEVYSVPGREHLRIRFPRLVGYRLEVPDEVPWIDDDEDVNRFYVGKETVPTWTRSGGVAGDEEYDSLSASEKVRHQTVAYNVAKKLIKQHLRSGAGDVRLWLFPRLVRITRDFIERFVDVAPDYHNALRWAEVQAKLADAVYEAITWQNANRLPKIRAVLDPFDPEGDTGEVEFQTRKSTIVTEKSEISHVVLDGIDGNTWEAEMAAVCESIADVEAYVKNERLGFTIPYVHKGRSHQYVPDFLLKIRPREGDVDRYLIVEISGGQKSPGPTHTKADTARDSWCAAVNNHGGFGRWGYIEFTAIGDLMGQVKDAIAALYDDEPIIGDHDLLDYARADRPGRGAA is encoded by the coding sequence ATGAGTGAGGGCAGCGGGGCCTCGCTCTCCAATCCCATCCTCAACGGCCCCTACGACCCTCCGGCCCATCACTTCGAGTTCGGGGCGAACGGACCGACGGGGAGGATCGAGCCGGGGCGCCGAGCGAGTATGAGCTTCATCCCGATCGCGAGGGAGAGGAAGAGGGGTGCGTCCGGCGCGGGCACCGGCACCGGCCTGCAGCGCGAACTGGACCTGTCTCTCACCGGTGAGCGGGCGGATCGCAATGAACTCATCAACGACCTGCGGCGCGAGGTCGAACTCTGGCGTTCACGCGGCTACGCTCACGTCACCCCAGTCACCCGCACCCTGCTCGAGCACTGGGCGGATCCGCACCGAGAGAACCGGGTGCTCTTCGGCCAACGCGAGGCGGTCGAGACCGCGATCTACCTCGCCGAGTCGGCCGGCCGGGAAGGGAATCCGGACTGGCGTGGGCCGTTGAGGGAACGGAACGACGAGCACAACGCGGGCCTGCCGCGGCTTGCGCTCAAGATGGCGACCGGCTCCGGCAAGACCGTCGTCATGGCCATGCTCGTCACATGGCAGGCCATCAACAAGGTGATGAACCCGCGTGATGCGCGGTTCGCCAAGCGCTTCCTCGTTGTGACGCCCGGCATTACGATCCGTGATCGGCTACGCGTGCTCCAGCCCGGTGAACCCGGCAACTACTACGACCTGCGTGAACTCGTACCGGCGCAGTATCAGAAGGCGTTGCGCGAGGCGCAGGTGGTTGTCACGAACTATCACGCGTTTCAGCCGCGGGACGCGAAGGAGATCCGGGGGGTCCATCGGACGACTCGGCAGATCCTCCTCGGTGACGCAGCGGGTACGACCGATGATCCATTTCGGGAGTCGCCCGATGCCGTCATCTCGCGCGTGCTGCGCGGCTTCACCCTGCCGGGCGGGGGCCGACGGAAGACAGCGGGAAGCGAGATCATCGTGTTCAACGACGAGGCGCACCACTGCTATCGCTACAACCCGGAAGGGTCGGCGAAACTCACCAAGGATCAGAAGGAGGCGAACAAGGAGGCGGGCACGTGGTTCACCGGCCTTCAGTGGGCCATGGACCGCGTAGGGCTCAAGACCGTCTACGACCTCTCGGCTACCCCCTTCTATATCGCTGGTTCCGGGTACCGGGAGGGGCTCATCTTCCCCTGGACGGTCTGCGACTACTCCCTCATGGACGCGATCGAGGCCGGCATCGTCAAGGTGCCGCGAACTCCGGTCGACGACGACGCTGAGGACGACCGCGTGACCTACCTTCGTCTCTGGGACCACCTGGGTAGGCCGGGTGTTCTCCCCAAGCGGAGGACGGCGACAACGCTTCCCGGAACGTGGCAGATTCCGGCGGAGCTCCAGGGGGCGCTCGAGAGCCTGTATCGCTCGTACGAGAAGTCGTATGCGCGGTGGGAGGAACTGCTCAAGCCGTTGGGTGAGCCGCCACCGGTCTTCATCGTCGTGGCGAACAACACCGTGGTGTCCAAGCTGATCTACGACTGGATCGCCGGCGGACCCTCCCACGACGGCGAGGGAAACCCGGTCCTTACGTCGGACGGCACTCCCGTGGTCAAAGCCGGGCGCCTTCCGCTGTTCACCAACATCGACTCCGGTCGCGCCGTGGCGCGCCCGCCGACGATCCTCATCGACTCGGTTCAGCTCGAGTCCGGCGAGGCTCTGACGAAGGAGTTCCTGGCCGATGCGGCCGAGGAGATCGAGGCGTTCAAGCAGGAGTATCGCCGCCGGTACCCGGGTGCGGATGTCGATGCCATCGGTGAGGGGGACCTCCTGCGGGAAGTGATGAACACCGTGGGCAAGAAGGGCAGTCTCGGTGAACACGTCCGATGCGTCGTCTCGGTCTCGATGCTCACCGAGGGATGGGACGCCAACACCGTCAGTCACATCCTCGGTGTACGCGCGTTCGGTTCGCAGCTCCTGTGCGAGCAGGTCGTGGGCCGAGGCCTGCGCCGTCGGTCCTACGCGTTGAACGAGGAGGGCCGCTTCGAACCCGAATACGCGAACGTCTACGGCATCCCCTTCGCGTTCATCCCCTCGGACAAGAACCCTCCGCCGGTCGATCCACCGAAGCCGGCGACCGAGGTGTACAGCGTGCCGGGCCGTGAGCACCTGCGTATCCGGTTCCCACGCCTCGTCGGTTACCGACTTGAAGTGCCGGACGAGGTTCCCTGGATCGACGACGACGAGGATGTCAACCGGTTCTACGTTGGGAAGGAAACGGTACCGACCTGGACCAGATCCGGGGGTGTCGCAGGTGACGAAGAGTACGACTCTCTGTCCGCATCCGAAAAGGTGCGTCATCAGACGGTCGCCTACAACGTGGCGAAAAAGTTGATAAAGCAGCATCTGCGATCGGGTGCAGGTGATGTGAGACTGTGGCTCTTCCCACGCCTGGTTCGAATCACGCGAGACTTCATCGAGCGATTCGTGGACGTCGCGCCCGATTACCACAATGCCCTCCGATGGGCGGAGGTCCAGGCGAAGCTCGCGGACGCGGTCTACGAGGCGATCACCTGGCAGAACGCGAATCGCCTTCCGAAGATCCGCGCAGTGCTCGATCCGTTCGACCCGGAGGGGGACACGGGTGAGGTCGAGTTTCAAACGCGCAAGTCGACCATCGTGACCGAGAAGTCCGAGATCTCGCACGTGGTGCTCGACGGTATCGACGGCAACACCTGGGAGGCCGAGATGGCGGCCGTCTGCGAGTCGATCGCCGACGTCGAGGCGTATGTGAAGAACGAACGCCTCGGCTTCACGATCCCGTACGTGCATAAAGGACGCTCACATCAGTACGTACCGGACTTCCTGCTCAAGATCCGGCCACGCGAGGGGGACGTGGACCGGTACCTCATCGTGGAGATCTCGGGCGGCCAGAAGAGTCCAGGACCTACGCACACGAAGGCCGATACCGCCCGCGACTCCTGGTGCGCTGCGGTGAACAACCACGGTGGCTTCGGCCGATGGGGCTATATCGAGTTCACGGCGATCGGCGACCTGATGGGCCAGGTGAAGGACGCCATCGCGGCCCTCTACGACGATGAACCGATCATTGGCGACCACGACCTCCTCGACTACGCCCGTGCCGACCGACCAGGGAGAGGGGCGGCCTGA
- a CDS encoding class E sortase codes for MTDVYDVFELNTEPEPLPSRKSRRAHHGRRRASVGSIIVGVFGELLITAGLIIGLFVVWQVYWTDVIGAREAAGHIEVFEQSLPPVPDTVAPEQTGDAPVASVKEGSIGVLYVPRWGEDYRMPITDGVGLDVLNDGYVGHYPETQVPGELGNFALAGHRQTHGKPFRYVEELKEGDPLIVQTKDAFYVYRVSSHEIVKPTDTRVIAANPFDPGAAPEQQLLTLTTCHPLWSIKERWIVHAELDYWTDLSDGRPADLPEGSL; via the coding sequence ATGACAGATGTGTACGACGTCTTCGAGCTCAACACCGAGCCGGAGCCGCTTCCCTCGCGCAAGTCCCGGCGTGCGCACCACGGTCGTCGGCGCGCCTCGGTCGGTTCGATCATCGTCGGCGTGTTCGGGGAGCTGCTCATCACCGCCGGCCTCATCATCGGCCTGTTCGTGGTGTGGCAGGTGTACTGGACCGACGTCATCGGCGCGCGGGAGGCCGCCGGGCACATCGAGGTGTTCGAGCAGTCGCTGCCGCCCGTGCCCGACACCGTCGCGCCCGAGCAGACCGGCGACGCGCCCGTGGCGAGCGTCAAGGAGGGGTCGATCGGGGTGCTGTACGTGCCCCGGTGGGGCGAGGACTACCGGATGCCCATCACCGACGGCGTCGGCCTCGACGTGCTCAACGACGGATACGTCGGCCACTACCCGGAGACCCAGGTGCCCGGGGAACTGGGCAACTTCGCGCTCGCCGGCCACCGGCAGACCCACGGCAAGCCGTTCCGGTACGTCGAGGAGCTCAAGGAGGGCGATCCGCTCATCGTGCAGACCAAGGACGCCTTCTACGTCTACCGCGTGAGCAGCCACGAGATCGTCAAACCCACCGACACCCGCGTGATCGCGGCGAACCCGTTCGATCCCGGGGCCGCGCCCGAGCAGCAGCTGCTCACCCTGACCACGTGCCACCCGCTCTGGTCGATCAAGGAACGTTGGATCGTGCACGCCGAGCTCGACTATTGGACGGACCTGTCCGATGGCCGACCCGCCGACCTGCCGGAAGGAAGTCTGTAG
- a CDS encoding aminodeoxychorismate/anthranilate synthase component II, protein MRRVLVVDNYDSFVFTIVGYLEQLGAVTQVLRCDDAALTGAYELADAVLVSPGPGTPAQAGRSEELIAACARDVKPLLGVCLGHQALAEVFGAEVGHAPQLMHGRTSRIQHDGTGVFAGLPAEMVATRYHSLAVRTGTVPGELRVTATTPDGVIMGLAHRQLPLHGVQFHPESVLTTGGHRLLANWLELAGVAGAVETAEGLSPGLAAG, encoded by the coding sequence ATGAGGCGCGTTCTCGTCGTCGACAACTACGACAGCTTCGTCTTCACGATCGTCGGCTACCTCGAGCAGCTGGGGGCCGTCACGCAGGTTCTGCGTTGTGACGACGCAGCCCTCACCGGCGCCTACGAGCTCGCCGATGCGGTGCTCGTCTCGCCCGGACCGGGCACGCCCGCGCAGGCCGGGCGCAGCGAGGAGCTCATCGCCGCGTGCGCTCGGGACGTGAAGCCCCTCCTCGGGGTCTGCCTCGGGCACCAGGCGCTCGCGGAGGTGTTCGGGGCCGAGGTGGGTCACGCGCCGCAGCTCATGCACGGGCGCACCTCGCGGATCCAGCACGACGGCACCGGGGTGTTCGCGGGGCTGCCGGCCGAGATGGTCGCGACCCGCTACCACTCCCTCGCCGTGCGCACCGGCACGGTGCCCGGGGAGCTGCGGGTCACCGCGACCACCCCCGACGGGGTGATCATGGGCCTCGCGCACCGCCAGCTGCCCCTGCACGGCGTGCAGTTCCACCCCGAGTCGGTGCTCACCACCGGCGGGCACCGGCTGCTGGCGAACTGGCTCGAACTCGCGGGGGTCGCCGGGGCGGTCGAGACGGCCGAGGGCTTGAGTCCGGGGCTCGCGGCGGGCTGA
- a CDS encoding helix-turn-helix transcriptional regulator has protein sequence MPSESPVEAQLALMLALRLRHQREAVGLTQETAAERARISRNHYQLLESGYSDRAKGTPANPRLSTLFDLAHALDCTVVDLISGLAQPAVIEAHTAVDDSTRPKR, from the coding sequence GTGCCCAGCGAGTCCCCCGTCGAAGCTCAGCTCGCGCTGATGCTCGCACTCCGACTTCGCCATCAGCGCGAGGCCGTCGGGCTCACCCAAGAGACGGCCGCAGAGCGGGCACGAATCAGTCGAAACCACTACCAACTACTCGAGTCCGGCTACTCCGACCGGGCGAAGGGAACTCCGGCCAATCCGCGGCTCTCCACGCTGTTCGACCTGGCACATGCGCTCGACTGCACGGTCGTCGATCTGATCAGCGGACTCGCGCAGCCGGCGGTCATCGAGGCGCATACTGCAGTGGACGACTCAACCCGGCCGAAACGGTGA